The following proteins come from a genomic window of Tepidiforma thermophila:
- a CDS encoding cobyrinate a,c-diamide synthase, with product MAELPRVVVAAPNSGAGKTTVTLALIAALRAAGERVQPFKVGPDYIDPSHLAAAAGRPAFNLDTFFLGPGQVRGLFAHAMRGATVGVVEGVMGMFDGRSGAGGAGSTADAAAALGAPVVLVVDAAGMAGSIAALARGFADFDPRVRVGGVIANRVGSERHAELLREALEAAGVPLLGWLPNDPAVALPGRHLGLVLAGEATPALDALARAARQIDTAAVLRLARGAGPLPAAAAVFPEQGPGRIRLAWAEDAAFRFTYPETRELLRRLGAEILPFSPLADARLPAADALYIGGGYPELHAEALAANRPMLEAIRAFRGPVLAECGGYMYLAEALETEGRRYPMVGLAPGVARMADRPVLGYRDVVALAANPVAAAGWRLRGHEFHYARLEPGDRPAWRQADGTAVEGFTDGRVLASFIHLYLQAHPRAAERFIVAGERARAAG from the coding sequence ATGGCAGAGCTCCCGCGGGTGGTGGTTGCTGCGCCGAACTCCGGCGCGGGCAAGACGACGGTGACGCTGGCGCTGATTGCGGCGCTGCGCGCTGCCGGGGAGCGGGTTCAGCCGTTCAAGGTCGGGCCGGACTACATCGACCCCTCCCACCTTGCGGCGGCAGCGGGCCGGCCCGCGTTCAACCTCGACACGTTCTTCCTGGGGCCGGGGCAGGTGCGGGGGCTGTTCGCCCATGCGATGCGGGGCGCGACGGTCGGCGTGGTCGAGGGCGTGATGGGGATGTTCGACGGGCGGAGCGGGGCGGGCGGGGCCGGCTCGACGGCCGATGCCGCCGCCGCGCTGGGGGCGCCGGTGGTGCTCGTGGTCGATGCGGCGGGAATGGCCGGGAGCATCGCCGCGCTGGCCCGCGGGTTCGCCGACTTCGACCCCCGGGTGCGGGTCGGCGGGGTGATTGCGAACCGGGTCGGTTCGGAGCGGCACGCGGAGCTGCTCCGGGAGGCCCTGGAGGCGGCGGGGGTGCCGCTGCTCGGCTGGCTGCCGAACGACCCGGCGGTCGCCCTCCCGGGGCGCCACCTCGGGCTGGTGCTGGCGGGCGAGGCGACCCCGGCGCTGGATGCGCTGGCCCGGGCAGCGCGGCAGATCGATACCGCGGCGGTGCTGCGGCTGGCGCGGGGCGCCGGGCCGCTGCCTGCGGCAGCGGCAGTCTTCCCGGAGCAGGGGCCGGGGCGCATCCGGCTCGCCTGGGCCGAGGATGCAGCCTTCCGCTTCACCTACCCGGAGACGCGTGAGCTGCTCAGGCGGCTGGGGGCGGAGATCCTTCCCTTTAGCCCGCTGGCCGACGCGCGGCTGCCGGCGGCCGATGCGCTCTACATCGGCGGGGGCTACCCCGAACTGCACGCGGAGGCGCTGGCGGCGAACCGGCCGATGCTGGAGGCGATCCGGGCATTCCGGGGGCCGGTGCTGGCGGAGTGCGGCGGGTACATGTACCTGGCCGAGGCGCTCGAAACGGAAGGCCGGCGGTACCCGATGGTCGGCCTTGCGCCCGGGGTCGCGCGGATGGCCGACCGGCCGGTGCTGGGCTACCGGGATGTGGTAGCGCTGGCGGCCAATCCGGTCGCTGCGGCAGGGTGGCGGCTGCGGGGGCATGAGTTCCACTACGCGCGGCTGGAGCCGGGGGACCGGCCCGCCTGGCGGCAGGCCGACGGCACGGCCGTCGAGGGCTTTACGGACGGGCGGGTGCTGGCGAGCTTTATCCACCTCTACCTGCAGGCGCACCCGCGCGCGGCGGAGCGGTTCATCGTGGCGGGCGAGCGGGCCCGGGCGGCCGGCTGA
- a CDS encoding BREX system ATP-binding domain-containing protein has translation MTMTYPLDIDARRATEALRNGVPNRFAVAALGSWQTEAVSRFEALCGQGDAGPRGMMVRGDFGTGKSHLLMLLRERARSMGYATAMVVVSKELPLGNPSRLIPRILLEAELPDMPERGLPVIASRLNFNTRAYAEFFRWADQWQFGDGWWSATLALYERLRSATEVLDSIARFWAGEPALTASLVRQHLRESGLAGAHSIGKLPSAESLNWQRLTFGARLCGAVGLRGLVVFVDEIELIAQYSRLQRIKAYGMLGHLLGGAPRPELADAPLVVVGAVTRDFDEAVLVAKGDADEAPGVARQKYGEQAAEAVSAAISAIRGSVPLTAPTNETIEQLLHKVTVLYHQAYPDWTPTRPQTPELHSTTTVRSVIRRWITDWDLRRYYGTSGEIVETDIGATRTEEDEELAGDEE, from the coding sequence ATGACGATGACCTACCCCCTTGATATCGATGCCCGGCGGGCCACTGAGGCGCTCCGGAACGGCGTCCCGAACCGGTTCGCCGTCGCCGCACTCGGTTCATGGCAGACAGAAGCCGTCAGCCGGTTCGAGGCGCTCTGCGGGCAGGGCGACGCCGGGCCCCGGGGGATGATGGTGCGCGGCGACTTCGGGACGGGGAAATCGCACCTGCTGATGCTGCTGCGGGAACGTGCCCGGTCGATGGGATATGCAACCGCAATGGTCGTCGTCTCGAAGGAATTGCCGCTCGGCAACCCTTCCCGGCTCATCCCGCGGATTCTGCTCGAGGCCGAGCTCCCCGATATGCCGGAGCGCGGCCTGCCGGTCATTGCGAGCCGCCTGAATTTCAACACGCGGGCGTACGCCGAGTTTTTCCGGTGGGCAGACCAGTGGCAATTCGGCGATGGATGGTGGTCGGCTACGCTCGCGCTCTATGAGCGGCTGCGGTCCGCAACGGAGGTGCTCGACAGCATTGCCAGGTTCTGGGCCGGAGAGCCTGCCCTGACCGCCTCCCTGGTCCGACAGCATCTCCGAGAATCGGGGCTCGCCGGCGCCCACTCCATCGGGAAGCTCCCGTCTGCGGAGAGCCTCAACTGGCAGCGGCTTACGTTCGGAGCAAGGCTGTGCGGAGCTGTCGGACTTCGAGGACTTGTCGTCTTCGTCGACGAGATTGAGCTGATTGCCCAGTACAGCCGCCTGCAGCGCATCAAGGCGTATGGCATGCTCGGCCACCTTCTCGGCGGAGCCCCGAGGCCGGAGCTGGCCGATGCGCCGCTCGTCGTTGTCGGCGCCGTAACCCGGGACTTCGATGAAGCTGTCCTCGTGGCCAAGGGCGACGCCGACGAGGCGCCCGGCGTGGCGCGGCAGAAGTACGGCGAGCAAGCCGCCGAGGCTGTGAGTGCGGCGATCTCAGCCATCAGAGGCTCAGTCCCGCTCACGGCGCCGACCAACGAGACCATTGAGCAGCTGCTCCACAAAGTGACGGTGCTCTACCACCAGGCCTACCCGGACTGGACGCCGACCCGTCCGCAGACGCCGGAACTCCATTCGACAACGACGGTGCGTTCGGTGATCCGCAGGTGGATTACCGACTGGGACCTGCGGCGGTACTACGGGACCTCCGGGGAGATCGTCGAGACTGACATCGGGGCGACGCGAACGGAGGAGGACGAGGAGCTGGCGGGGGACGAGGAGTAG
- the cysS gene encoding cysteine--tRNA ligase, with protein sequence MQLTDTLTGTRKDLLPPVGEDGVVRMYVCGITPYADAHVGHALHAIVFDTLRRYLDWRGIPVRHVQNFTDIDDKLIERSNRLGIPMAELAERNIARYLDQLRAMNVLPAHHYPRVTQVMPQIIRFIEGLIEKGYAYASGGDVYYRVRAFGAERYGALSRRDIDDLRAGARVDPTEHKEDPLDFALWKAAKPGEPSWESPWGPGRPGWHIECSAMALETLGEQIDIHGGGMDLIFPHHTNEIAQTEAYTGKPPFARIWMHNALLQLGSEKMSKSIGNLVSIDEALDRYGGDALRLFVITSHYRSPVTYSEEALEAARAGAERLRHAASAEGGSAPAGIDHEAVRARFIEAMDDDLNTPRALAALFDLAREINRAAAAGGDVGPARATLRELCSVLGLTLEAPAARSLAAAPFIDLLVEIRAELRAAKQWALADRIRDRLAGLGIELHDSPDGTTWSER encoded by the coding sequence ATGCAGCTGACCGATACGCTCACCGGGACACGGAAAGACCTCCTCCCGCCCGTCGGCGAAGACGGCGTCGTCCGCATGTACGTCTGCGGCATTACCCCCTACGCCGACGCCCACGTCGGCCACGCCCTCCACGCCATCGTCTTCGATACCCTCCGCCGCTACCTCGACTGGCGCGGCATCCCCGTCCGCCACGTCCAGAACTTCACCGACATCGACGACAAGCTCATCGAGCGCTCCAACCGCCTCGGCATCCCAATGGCCGAGCTCGCCGAGCGGAACATCGCCCGGTACCTCGACCAGCTCCGCGCGATGAACGTCCTCCCCGCCCACCACTACCCCCGCGTGACGCAGGTGATGCCCCAGATCATCCGCTTCATCGAGGGGCTCATCGAAAAAGGCTACGCCTACGCCTCCGGCGGCGACGTCTACTACCGCGTCCGCGCCTTCGGCGCCGAGCGCTACGGCGCCCTCTCCCGCCGCGATATTGATGACCTCCGCGCCGGCGCCCGCGTCGACCCCACCGAGCACAAGGAAGACCCGCTCGACTTCGCCCTCTGGAAAGCCGCGAAGCCCGGCGAACCGAGCTGGGAGAGCCCGTGGGGCCCCGGCCGCCCCGGCTGGCATATCGAATGCTCCGCCATGGCCCTCGAAACCCTCGGCGAGCAGATCGACATCCACGGCGGCGGCATGGACCTCATCTTCCCCCACCACACCAACGAAATCGCCCAGACCGAGGCCTACACCGGCAAGCCCCCCTTCGCCCGCATCTGGATGCACAACGCCCTCCTCCAGCTCGGCAGCGAAAAAATGTCGAAGTCCATCGGCAACCTCGTCTCCATCGACGAGGCCCTCGACCGCTACGGCGGCGACGCCCTCCGCCTGTTCGTCATCACCAGCCACTACCGCAGCCCCGTCACCTACTCCGAAGAAGCGCTCGAAGCCGCCCGCGCCGGCGCCGAGCGGCTCCGCCATGCCGCCTCCGCCGAGGGCGGCAGCGCCCCCGCCGGCATCGACCACGAGGCCGTCCGCGCCCGCTTCATCGAAGCGATGGACGACGACCTGAACACCCCGCGCGCCCTCGCTGCCCTCTTCGACCTCGCCCGCGAGATCAACCGCGCGGCAGCCGCCGGCGGCGATGTCGGCCCGGCCCGGGCCACCCTCCGCGAACTGTGCAGCGTCCTCGGGCTCACCCTCGAGGCGCCGGCAGCCCGGTCCCTCGCTGCAGCCCCCTTCATCGACCTCCTCGTCGAAATCCGCGCCGAGCTCCGCGCCGCGAAGCAGTGGGCCCTCGCCGACCGGATCCGCGACCGCCTCGCCGGCCTCGGCATCGAACTCCACGACAGCCCCGACGGCACCACCTGGAGCGAACGATAG
- a CDS encoding HAMP domain-containing methyl-accepting chemotaxis protein encodes MRLTLSAKLFGGFALAVVPAVAIAFVGWTRLDAAAKDEKRLADEGVQATMHITEARRGFEVGIAKAGLLAYTTEPAAFTKLREEISQNLGHGSEQFRGLEEHISTPEGRAKYAEAKTAVTAFEEFATKYGEALDKKDSAALLELSEESPAIIGEMNAKLSALNEYVGQHAAAIASDGQDAANQAKLLMAVLGVVSAGVAGGVGFFVARRVVAGVRTATEAAHRIARGETDVEVDIRSKDEIGDLGRAFREMTDYLKEMAAAAAAVANGDLTSQVRPRGEGDTLGTALNRMVTNLREMIGNVRKGAAAITEAAEALRGSSDQMATATGQIANAIDEVTRSAVSLSGLSQESAREVEQLASGSQQLASTAATSAESAKQSRVVAAEIGERIQAVAAASEDVARAAEESRVAAQRGQEAVAQAFASMESIAAAVERASKTVDQLGEYGQQIGDIVKAIDEIASQTNLLALNAAIEAARAGEQGRGFAVVAENVRSLAERASASTKEIAGLIAKVQQGTQEAVQAMAAGVRDVEAGRGITSEAGRALDSIIASVQESAVRMQQIARDVQGLAEGAERIVASADQIATMADESAAGATSMASATSRVTDAIIQVSATSEETSASAEEVSASTEELSAQAQELAATATQMRELAESLNAATARFRLA; translated from the coding sequence GTGAGACTGACACTTTCAGCGAAGCTGTTCGGCGGATTCGCGCTGGCCGTCGTGCCCGCAGTGGCGATCGCGTTCGTCGGCTGGACGCGCCTCGACGCGGCCGCGAAGGACGAGAAGCGGCTTGCCGACGAAGGCGTGCAGGCGACGATGCACATCACCGAAGCCCGGCGCGGCTTCGAGGTCGGCATCGCGAAGGCCGGGCTGCTGGCCTATACGACGGAGCCGGCGGCATTTACGAAGCTCCGCGAGGAGATTTCGCAGAACCTCGGCCACGGTTCGGAGCAGTTCCGGGGGCTCGAGGAGCACATTTCGACGCCCGAGGGCCGGGCGAAGTACGCCGAAGCGAAAACGGCAGTCACCGCATTCGAGGAGTTCGCGACGAAGTACGGCGAGGCCCTGGACAAGAAGGACTCGGCCGCGCTGCTGGAGCTTTCCGAGGAGTCCCCGGCGATTATCGGGGAGATGAACGCAAAGCTCAGCGCCCTGAACGAGTACGTTGGGCAGCACGCCGCAGCGATCGCCAGCGACGGACAGGATGCCGCCAACCAGGCGAAGCTGCTGATGGCGGTCCTCGGCGTGGTCTCGGCCGGGGTGGCCGGCGGCGTCGGGTTCTTTGTCGCGCGGCGGGTCGTGGCCGGGGTGCGGACGGCCACTGAGGCGGCCCACCGGATCGCCCGCGGCGAGACGGACGTGGAGGTGGATATCCGCTCGAAGGACGAAATCGGCGACCTGGGCCGGGCGTTCCGGGAGATGACCGACTACCTGAAAGAGATGGCTGCTGCGGCCGCGGCCGTCGCGAACGGCGACCTGACCTCGCAGGTGCGGCCGCGCGGCGAAGGGGACACGCTCGGCACCGCGCTCAACCGCATGGTGACGAACCTGCGGGAGATGATCGGCAACGTCCGGAAGGGCGCTGCGGCGATTACCGAAGCGGCCGAGGCGCTGCGCGGCTCCTCGGACCAGATGGCGACGGCGACCGGGCAGATCGCCAACGCCATCGATGAGGTGACGCGGAGCGCGGTCTCGCTCAGCGGACTCTCGCAGGAGAGCGCGCGGGAGGTGGAGCAGCTGGCGAGCGGTTCGCAGCAGCTGGCTTCGACGGCGGCGACGTCGGCGGAGTCGGCGAAGCAGTCGCGCGTGGTGGCCGCGGAGATCGGCGAGCGGATCCAGGCCGTTGCGGCGGCATCGGAGGATGTGGCCCGCGCCGCGGAGGAATCGCGGGTGGCGGCCCAGCGCGGGCAGGAGGCCGTGGCCCAGGCGTTCGCCTCGATGGAGTCGATCGCGGCGGCGGTGGAGCGCGCGTCGAAGACGGTGGACCAGCTCGGCGAGTACGGCCAGCAGATCGGGGACATCGTGAAGGCGATCGACGAGATCGCCTCGCAGACGAACCTTCTGGCGCTGAATGCGGCGATCGAGGCCGCGCGGGCCGGCGAGCAGGGCCGCGGCTTCGCGGTGGTGGCCGAGAACGTGCGGTCGCTGGCGGAGCGGGCAAGCGCCTCAACGAAGGAGATTGCCGGGCTCATCGCGAAGGTCCAGCAGGGCACGCAGGAGGCCGTCCAGGCGATGGCCGCCGGCGTGCGGGACGTCGAGGCCGGCCGGGGCATCACCAGCGAGGCGGGCCGGGCGCTCGATTCGATCATCGCCTCGGTGCAGGAGTCGGCCGTGCGGATGCAGCAGATTGCGCGGGACGTGCAGGGCCTGGCCGAAGGGGCGGAGCGAATCGTGGCCTCGGCGGACCAGATCGCGACGATGGCCGACGAATCGGCCGCGGGCGCGACCAGCATGGCATCGGCAACGAGCCGGGTGACCGACGCGATTATCCAGGTCTCGGCGACGAGCGAAGAGACCAGCGCCTCGGCAGAAGAGGTTTCGGCTTCGACGGAGGAGCTTTCGGCGCAGGCGCAGGAGCTGGCCGCGACGGCGACGCAGATGCGGGAGCTTGCGGAATCGCTCAATGCGGCGACGGCGCGGTTCCGGCTGGCCTAG
- a CDS encoding RNA recognition motif domain-containing protein has translation MIVRAPGRLATTTHTQRKDLHLMKLYIGNLSYETTDADLQAAFAAHGEVRSAQVVTDRDTGRSRGFGFVEMDDRAQAEAAINALNGSQLRGRTLIVNEARPREDRPRGGSGYGGGSGGYGGGRSGGFSGGRSGGYSGNRRF, from the coding sequence GTGATCGTTCGTGCCCCCGGCCGGCTCGCCACAACGACGCACACGCAGCGAAAGGACCTGCACTTGATGAAGCTCTATATCGGCAATCTCTCCTACGAAACCACGGACGCTGACCTCCAGGCCGCCTTCGCGGCCCACGGCGAAGTGCGCTCCGCACAGGTCGTCACCGACCGCGATACCGGCCGCTCCCGCGGCTTCGGCTTCGTCGAAATGGACGACCGCGCCCAGGCGGAAGCCGCCATCAACGCCCTCAACGGCAGCCAGCTCCGCGGCCGCACCCTCATCGTCAATGAGGCCCGCCCCCGCGAAGACCGCCCGCGCGGCGGCTCCGGCTACGGCGGAGGCTCCGGCGGCTATGGCGGTGGCCGCTCCGGCGGGTTCAGCGGCGGCCGCTCCGGCGGCTACTCCGGCAACCGCCGCTTCTAA
- the panC gene encoding pantoate--beta-alanine ligase, whose product MAAPNDADFRHAGEPAGPPGPAVLTTPAAMQRWRRDHPGDLGFVPTMGYLHEGHLALVRRAKAENALTVVSIFVNPTQFGPGEDFERYPRDEVRDLQLLREAGVDAVYLPSAAEMYPPGYQTYVTVEEVTRRLEGAARPGHFRGVATVVLKLFNAVGPTRAYFGRKDAQQLRVIRRMVRDLDLPVEIVPCDIVREPDGLAMSSRNVYLSPEQRAAAPVIKRSLDAAAAAWAAGERDAETLRRIVREVIAGEPLAALEYVSLADDETLEELEGTVGGPALLSLVVRFGATRLLDNIELA is encoded by the coding sequence ATGGCCGCGCCGAACGACGCCGACTTTCGCCACGCAGGCGAGCCCGCCGGGCCGCCCGGACCCGCCGTGCTCACCACGCCGGCAGCCATGCAGCGCTGGCGCCGCGACCACCCCGGCGACCTCGGCTTCGTCCCCACCATGGGCTACCTCCACGAAGGGCACCTCGCCCTCGTCCGCCGCGCCAAAGCCGAAAACGCCCTCACCGTCGTCTCCATCTTCGTCAATCCCACCCAGTTCGGCCCCGGCGAGGACTTCGAACGGTACCCCCGCGACGAAGTCCGCGACCTCCAGCTCCTCCGCGAGGCCGGCGTCGATGCCGTCTACCTCCCGTCGGCCGCCGAGATGTACCCGCCCGGTTACCAGACCTACGTCACCGTCGAAGAGGTCACCCGTCGGCTCGAAGGCGCCGCCCGGCCCGGCCACTTCCGCGGCGTGGCCACCGTCGTCCTCAAGCTGTTCAACGCCGTCGGCCCCACCCGCGCCTACTTCGGGCGGAAAGACGCCCAGCAGCTCCGCGTCATCCGCCGCATGGTCCGCGACCTCGACCTGCCGGTCGAGATCGTCCCCTGCGACATCGTCCGCGAGCCCGACGGCCTCGCCATGAGTTCGCGCAACGTCTACCTCAGTCCCGAGCAGCGCGCGGCCGCGCCGGTCATCAAGCGGTCGCTCGATGCCGCTGCCGCCGCCTGGGCCGCCGGCGAGCGCGACGCCGAAACGCTCCGCCGCATCGTCCGCGAGGTGATCGCCGGCGAACCGCTCGCCGCGCTCGAATACGTCTCCCTCGCCGACGACGAGACGCTCGAGGAGCTCGAGGGGACGGTCGGCGGCCCCGCGCTCCTCTCGCTCGTCGTCCGCTTCGGCGCCACCCGCCTGCTCGACAACATCGAACTCGCCTGA
- a CDS encoding dodecin family protein — translation MSVARVTEITAASPVSFEDAIKVGIERANKTLRNVKGAWVQEQTVSVEDGAIKEYHVNMKVTFILED, via the coding sequence ATGTCTGTCGCACGCGTTACCGAAATCACCGCCGCCTCGCCCGTCTCCTTCGAAGACGCCATCAAGGTCGGCATCGAACGGGCCAACAAGACCCTGCGCAACGTCAAAGGCGCCTGGGTCCAGGAGCAGACCGTCAGCGTCGAAGACGGCGCCATCAAGGAGTACCACGTCAACATGAAGGTCACCTTCATCCTCGAAGACTGA
- a CDS encoding transglycosylase SLT domain-containing protein — translation MSRLAAWADYGVAVAFALCRRVRVPVRQRAALLQPACEPVYAFEGRPLAVAAPVGLHWHEPPPSPGRQPWFVRPAEVAMLTLSFFLAAHLVGGGTPEARAPQASAALVPAISRPVPARVVEVRPTVSVDTSQAAGAAAAGPVEEPKPAPAPATADAAASSTSAERPGGGAAEAPSPAAAAPAEQPIPAEAAPSPAPAVAPPAASQPPLTYAQVIAFAIEAGWPAELTDAVARVAWCESRFRPDAVGYMAYGLMQVVPLWFEYAGIPFEHWSDPVANLKAALAAFRYSEAQGHSPWAAWTCKPEAITIP, via the coding sequence ATGAGCAGGCTCGCAGCGTGGGCCGACTACGGCGTTGCCGTGGCCTTCGCCCTGTGCCGCCGGGTGCGCGTGCCTGTGCGGCAGCGTGCTGCGCTGCTGCAGCCCGCCTGCGAACCGGTATACGCCTTCGAGGGCCGGCCGCTCGCCGTCGCGGCGCCGGTCGGGCTTCACTGGCACGAACCGCCGCCTTCGCCCGGGCGCCAGCCCTGGTTCGTCCGGCCGGCAGAGGTGGCGATGCTGACCCTTTCGTTCTTCCTTGCTGCGCACCTCGTGGGCGGGGGGACGCCGGAGGCTCGGGCCCCGCAGGCGAGCGCTGCACTCGTGCCCGCCATCAGCCGGCCCGTGCCTGCGCGCGTGGTGGAGGTGCGTCCGACGGTTTCAGTTGACACCAGTCAGGCGGCGGGCGCGGCGGCAGCCGGCCCGGTCGAGGAGCCGAAACCCGCGCCGGCTCCCGCGACCGCCGATGCTGCGGCGTCGAGCACGTCGGCGGAGCGCCCGGGCGGGGGTGCAGCGGAAGCGCCGTCGCCGGCAGCGGCGGCCCCGGCTGAGCAGCCCATTCCCGCGGAGGCAGCGCCGTCGCCGGCCCCGGCCGTGGCGCCGCCGGCGGCGAGCCAGCCGCCGCTGACGTATGCGCAGGTGATTGCGTTCGCCATCGAAGCGGGGTGGCCGGCCGAGCTGACGGATGCTGTGGCGCGGGTCGCCTGGTGCGAGAGCCGGTTCCGGCCGGATGCCGTCGGCTACATGGCCTACGGGCTGATGCAGGTCGTCCCGCTCTGGTTCGAGTACGCGGGGATTCCGTTCGAGCACTGGTCGGACCCGGTGGCGAACCTGAAGGCGGCGCTGGCGGCGTTCCGGTACAGCGAGGCGCAGGGGCACAGCCCGTGGGCGGCGTGGACGTGCAAGCCCGAGGCGATCACGATCCCGTAG
- a CDS encoding spore germination protein GerW family protein, with the protein MTDDLSRVLREAQEAASSASDSFIERIAGRLGLHASASAVFGDPVDRDGVTVIPVAKVRWGFGGGSGRGIEEGSEAGEIGEGSGAGGGVMASPVGYIEIQDGQATFHRIKDPASLVPLVIAGAFAGWLTLRGLAKLFRG; encoded by the coding sequence ATGACCGACGACCTCTCCCGCGTCCTCCGCGAAGCCCAGGAAGCCGCCTCCAGCGCTTCCGACTCCTTCATCGAACGGATCGCCGGCCGCCTCGGCCTCCACGCCTCCGCCAGCGCCGTCTTCGGCGACCCCGTCGACCGCGACGGCGTCACCGTCATCCCCGTCGCGAAGGTCCGCTGGGGCTTCGGCGGCGGCAGCGGCCGCGGCATCGAAGAGGGCAGCGAGGCCGGCGAAATCGGCGAAGGCTCCGGCGCAGGCGGCGGCGTGATGGCCAGCCCCGTCGGCTACATCGAAATCCAGGACGGGCAGGCCACCTTCCACCGCATCAAGGATCCCGCCTCGCTCGTCCCGCTCGTCATCGCCGGCGCCTTCGCCGGCTGGCTCACCCTCCGCGGCCTCGCGAAGCTCTTCCGCGGCTGA
- the infA gene encoding translation initiation factor IF-1 translates to MAENDGIEVEGVVTQPLPNATFRVELANGHLVLAHISGKIRKNYIKILTGDRVLVELSPYDLTRGRITYRFK, encoded by the coding sequence ATGGCAGAAAACGACGGCATTGAAGTTGAAGGGGTCGTGACCCAGCCCCTCCCCAACGCCACCTTCCGGGTCGAGCTGGCCAACGGCCACCTCGTCCTCGCCCACATCAGCGGCAAAATCCGCAAGAACTACATCAAAATCCTCACCGGCGACCGTGTCCTCGTCGAACTCTCCCCCTACGACCTCACCCGCGGCCGCATCACCTACCGCTTCAAGTAA
- the panD gene encoding aspartate 1-decarboxylase, with protein sequence MRVMMSGKIHRATVTGANLDYEGSITIDPDLMEAANILPYEQVHVVDVTNGARLETYAIRGVRGSGEICVNGAAAHLIHRGDIVIIIAYQHLEEAEARAIAPRRVFVDAANRIVSVEAGDGYSHNPRELAGAAG encoded by the coding sequence ATGCGCGTCATGATGAGCGGCAAAATCCACCGCGCCACCGTCACAGGCGCCAACCTCGACTACGAAGGCTCCATCACCATCGACCCGGACCTCATGGAGGCCGCCAACATCCTCCCCTACGAACAGGTCCACGTAGTGGATGTCACCAACGGCGCCCGCCTCGAAACCTACGCCATCCGCGGTGTGCGCGGCTCCGGCGAAATCTGCGTCAACGGCGCCGCCGCCCACCTCATCCACCGCGGCGACATCGTCATCATCATCGCGTACCAGCACCTGGAGGAGGCAGAGGCCCGCGCCATCGCCCCCCGCCGGGTGTTCGTCGATGCAGCCAACCGCATCGTCAGCGTCGAAGCGGGCGACGGGTACAGCCACAACCCGCGCGAACTCGCCGGCGCCGCCGGCTGA
- the panB gene encoding 3-methyl-2-oxobutanoate hydroxymethyltransferase encodes MGRLSIHKLKEWKAQGRRFAMITAYDYPTARLVEQAGIPIILVGDSLGSVVLGYDSTVPVTMDDIVYHTRAVVRATEKAIVVADMPFMSYQADPNEAMRNAGRLLKEGGATAVKLEGGSHIVPLVRRMVEAGIPVMGHLGLTPQSVNQFGGHKVQGKTPAAAAKLIADARALEDAGAFAVVLETIPAPLARMVTERLAIPTIGIGAGPHCDAQVQVLHDMLGIYDDRRPLKHAKRYAVLGAAIRDAVRAYIEEVEGGAFPTAEHSFEMDEATLAELAQAG; translated from the coding sequence ATGGGACGGCTCTCAATCCACAAGCTCAAGGAATGGAAGGCCCAGGGGCGGCGGTTCGCCATGATCACCGCCTACGACTACCCGACCGCCCGCCTCGTCGAACAGGCCGGCATCCCCATCATCCTCGTCGGCGACTCCCTCGGCTCCGTCGTCCTCGGCTACGACTCCACCGTGCCCGTCACCATGGACGACATCGTCTACCACACCCGGGCCGTCGTCCGCGCCACGGAAAAAGCCATCGTCGTCGCCGATATGCCCTTCATGAGCTACCAGGCCGACCCGAATGAGGCGATGCGCAACGCCGGCCGCCTCCTCAAGGAGGGCGGCGCCACCGCGGTCAAGCTCGAAGGCGGCAGCCACATCGTCCCCCTCGTCCGCCGCATGGTCGAAGCCGGCATCCCGGTCATGGGCCACCTCGGGCTCACCCCCCAGTCCGTCAACCAGTTCGGCGGGCACAAGGTCCAGGGCAAAACGCCCGCCGCCGCCGCGAAGCTCATCGCCGATGCCCGCGCCCTCGAGGATGCCGGCGCCTTCGCCGTCGTCCTCGAAACCATCCCCGCGCCGCTCGCCCGCATGGTCACCGAGCGGCTCGCCATCCCCACCATCGGCATCGGCGCCGGCCCCCACTGCGACGCCCAGGTGCAGGTCCTCCACGACATGCTCGGCATTTACGACGACCGCCGCCCGCTCAAGCACGCGAAGCGGTATGCCGTCCTCGGGGCCGCCATCCGCGATGCCGTCCGCGCCTACATCGAAGAGGTCGAGGGCGGCGCCTTCCCCACCGCCGAGCATAGCTTCGAAATGGACGAAGCCACCCTCGCCGAGCTCGCCCAGGCCGGCTAG